In a genomic window of Deltaproteobacteria bacterium:
- a CDS encoding O-antigen ligase family protein yields the protein MGTNLLRLNVAPLFILLLVSIIHNLPNIFRLRVGREEINKVLFVTMLYLVFGSISLVVNEPDFHSYFIYLFTPILIYLTLLGLYKDNARIDTTLKFLFILGLIFAVYSNYLSATHALRPGHIEFEGVQYVAGGVSGAFTRQTVPGISSIEYASMLLLLVLTGLYFFRQAKGRHRHFYTAALVFLMYTLLETGTRSAMVSLAAALLYLTVKKWFTRTELFFGLLVFGGLILKTQTIIFRLLSTLTPYFSSLDGMTVFGSALTTTVFNPRLYTLGSTLSLFLGKPIFGVGFTRFIEIQTSEIPALWDPVKEELTEYSSIEHNHMWAMFGEAGAATALPYILTILAIFFLINRLMKKRRSMDTRTRNLGILMATGVIGSLIDMNFSATIYPYHWIWFGLAASWLRNTDRAFHSTCQPTT from the coding sequence ATGGGTACAAATTTATTGAGGCTCAATGTGGCGCCCCTGTTCATCCTCTTGCTTGTCAGTATTATTCACAACCTCCCGAATATTTTCCGACTTCGCGTGGGAAGAGAAGAAATCAACAAGGTTCTCTTTGTCACGATGCTCTACCTTGTTTTTGGCTCTATCTCGCTGGTTGTGAATGAGCCGGATTTCCACTCCTACTTCATCTATCTTTTCACGCCGATTCTTATCTACCTGACCCTGCTTGGCCTCTATAAAGATAATGCAAGAATTGACACGACTTTAAAGTTCCTTTTTATCCTGGGGCTGATCTTTGCGGTCTATTCCAACTATCTCTCGGCAACGCATGCCCTCCGTCCCGGCCACATTGAGTTTGAAGGCGTTCAGTATGTCGCGGGAGGCGTTTCGGGCGCTTTCACCAGGCAAACCGTTCCGGGAATCTCTTCCATCGAGTATGCCTCGATGCTCCTGCTCCTTGTGCTGACCGGATTATACTTTTTCAGACAAGCCAAAGGAAGACACAGACACTTTTATACCGCGGCCCTGGTCTTTTTAATGTACACACTTTTGGAAACCGGCACGCGATCTGCAATGGTCTCATTGGCCGCGGCACTGCTCTATCTTACCGTCAAGAAGTGGTTTACCAGGACGGAATTGTTCTTTGGGCTCCTTGTTTTTGGGGGGCTTATCCTGAAAACCCAAACAATCATCTTCCGCCTGCTTTCAACGTTGACTCCCTATTTTTCTTCCCTGGACGGCATGACGGTATTTGGCTCCGCCCTGACCACCACGGTATTCAATCCCCGACTCTATACTCTTGGTTCCACCCTGTCTCTTTTTCTTGGCAAGCCGATCTTCGGCGTCGGATTTACCCGGTTTATCGAGATTCAAACATCCGAAATACCGGCCTTGTGGGATCCCGTAAAGGAGGAATTAACGGAATATTCGTCAATAGAACATAATCATATGTGGGCCATGTTTGGGGAGGCGGGAGCGGCTACCGCGCTCCCTTATATATTGACCATTCTCGCCATTTTTTTTCTGATAAACAGGTTGATGAAAAAAAGACGATCCATGGACACCCGGACCAGGAATCTTGGCATCCTCATGGCCACAGGGGTGATCGGTAGCCTGATTGACATGAACTTTTCCGCAACTATTTACCCCTACCACTGGATCTGGTTCGGCCTTGCCGCCTCATGGCTACGCAACACTGATCGGGCCTTTCATTCGACGTGTCAACCGACAACCTAG
- a CDS encoding polysaccharide deacetylase family protein, translated as MPKPVSNFLRSAIGASLARMPRVRLSKSRGLSVFVFHSVTPKPGLFEQSFDMSVTPDLFRRQLLWILRHYTPVRPTDLDGNIPLPHDACLITFDDGWAGTFEFALPILERESAPALLFLNIEPMEGALLWAAIAFWLETHEAGFTEWISRHNGDAASRPALKLTPRLLAQWELERRPVDKAAVSGYQGRFADWRNVLEWDGHPLVFYGNHLYNHWNAVNLTHEELESAFIKNQRKLDKLRSGTRDFAFTFGAYLKHQPEFLLKNGASRIYTSSNRVNSYPPLPKVLGRIHITSWDDRSSRLHWETTRSHIDRFIKEGFYGKYTSPRTRD; from the coding sequence ATGCCGAAACCCGTCTCCAACTTCCTGCGTTCAGCGATCGGGGCGTCTCTTGCGCGCATGCCGCGCGTCCGTTTGTCGAAAAGCCGGGGCTTGTCCGTCTTTGTCTTTCATTCGGTGACCCCGAAGCCCGGCTTGTTTGAACAATCCTTCGACATGTCGGTTACTCCGGATCTTTTCAGGCGGCAACTTCTCTGGATTTTGAGGCATTATACGCCTGTCCGTCCCACGGATCTGGACGGCAATATTCCGCTTCCTCATGACGCCTGTCTGATCACCTTCGATGACGGGTGGGCGGGAACTTTTGAATTCGCCCTTCCCATCCTGGAACGGGAGTCGGCGCCTGCGCTTCTTTTTTTGAATATCGAACCGATGGAGGGGGCCCTTCTTTGGGCCGCTATTGCCTTCTGGCTCGAAACGCACGAGGCCGGATTCACGGAATGGATATCTCGTCACAATGGCGATGCCGCATCGCGTCCCGCCCTAAAATTGACCCCCCGTCTTCTTGCGCAATGGGAACTGGAGAGAAGACCGGTCGATAAAGCGGCCGTCTCCGGCTATCAGGGACGGTTTGCCGACTGGCGGAATGTCCTTGAGTGGGACGGTCATCCTCTTGTCTTTTACGGCAATCACCTTTACAACCACTGGAATGCGGTCAACCTCACCCATGAGGAGTTGGAGAGCGCCTTTATAAAAAACCAGCGGAAGCTGGATAAACTCCGGTCCGGAACCAGGGATTTCGCATTTACCTTTGGGGCCTATTTAAAACACCAGCCTGAATTTTTACTCAAGAACGGGGCCTCGAGAATTTATACGAGTTCCAACAGGGTGAACTCCTATCCGCCTCTGCCGAAGGTCCTGGGACGAATTCACATTACCTCCTGGGATGACCGATCAAGCCGTCTTCATTGGGAAACGACCCGTTCTCACATTGACCGGTTTATCAAAGAAGGATTTTATGGCAAATACACCTCTCCCCGCACAAGAGACTAG
- a CDS encoding GNAT family N-acetyltransferase has protein sequence MSEQEWRIVHADDLADGMDEKLARFLESFKSPGDDPVWSASYYRWKTKNNPVRTGFISLAVNGGDIVSSVSVTPKFIWHRGKKIQAAEIGDTYTDIRFQRRGIFAALINDIKVRADESGCSLIYGLPNENSRPGYEKKCDFLAHPALQLANATCLFNAVKIIGQKRSRPFRIILILLASLINLSLKGLRMFWLLWGKISGVSVREVQGLGEEYNDLWERCKGQSDVSLVRDKKYLEFRFFAHPLARYRFYEARVNKTLQGYLVCKKQKNNNRRCVMIADWFYERRHPIVFLALLNRAVQEGLNQQPDLYSTWVNRSRIEKWLFMVSGFVIRKDQPLIIYKNQPGRELLSHTQRWHFTLSDSDNV, from the coding sequence ATGTCCGAACAGGAATGGAGAATCGTTCACGCCGACGATCTGGCCGACGGCATGGATGAGAAGCTGGCCCGTTTTCTCGAATCCTTTAAATCCCCGGGAGACGACCCGGTCTGGTCGGCTTCCTACTATCGGTGGAAGACCAAAAACAACCCCGTGCGGACGGGTTTTATCAGCCTTGCCGTCAACGGAGGTGATATCGTCAGTTCCGTTTCCGTAACCCCCAAATTCATCTGGCACAGGGGAAAAAAAATCCAGGCCGCCGAGATCGGCGACACCTACACGGACATCCGCTTTCAACGCCGGGGAATTTTTGCGGCCCTGATCAATGATATCAAGGTGAGGGCGGATGAATCCGGTTGCTCTCTTATCTACGGTCTGCCGAATGAGAATTCACGACCGGGGTACGAGAAAAAATGCGATTTTTTGGCTCATCCCGCTCTTCAGTTGGCCAACGCCACCTGTCTTTTCAACGCCGTCAAAATTATCGGTCAAAAGCGCTCTCGCCCTTTCAGAATTATTCTGATCCTTCTGGCATCTTTGATAAACCTCTCCCTGAAGGGTCTTCGCATGTTCTGGCTTCTGTGGGGAAAAATATCGGGCGTCTCCGTTCGGGAGGTTCAGGGCCTTGGTGAGGAATACAATGACCTTTGGGAAAGATGCAAGGGCCAGAGCGATGTGTCGCTCGTTCGCGACAAAAAGTATCTGGAGTTCCGATTCTTTGCGCATCCCCTGGCCCGATACCGCTTTTACGAAGCAAGGGTAAACAAAACTCTTCAGGGCTACCTTGTCTGTAAAAAACAAAAAAACAACAATCGGCGTTGCGTCATGATAGCCGATTGGTTTTATGAGAGACGACATCCCATTGTTTTTCTCGCTCTGCTCAATCGGGCCGTCCAGGAAGGCTTGAATCAGCAACCCGATCTTTATTCCACGTGGGTTAATCGTTCGCGTATTGAGAAATGGTTATTCATGGTTTCCGGCTTTGTGATTCGAAAAGACCAACCTTTGATCATCTATAAAAATCAGCCGGGCAGGGAACTGTTGTCCCACACACAACGCTGGCACTTCACCTTGTCCGATTCCGACAACGTGTAA
- a CDS encoding 2,4-dihydroxyhept-2-ene-1,7-dioic acid aldolase, translating to MNIFKQKLKSRSLSFGCWITFPCEASAEILARTGFEWLVLDMEHAPLGVEEAARLIRIIDLAGLPAICRLPSNDSNLAKNVLDAGAAGIMVPTIESAEQARKAVDAAYYPPRGKRGVGLGRAQAYGAGFKEYCERSDKELIVIAMIETKAGAENAEAIAGTPGIDGVLVGPYDLSGSLGPIGELHHPDLDEAKKKVQNAARQRKIGYGLHVVHPTEEAIQKALREDHTFLALGVDMIFLDQAAKSTLAFAKKTALEK from the coding sequence ATGAACATCTTTAAACAGAAACTGAAATCACGGTCCCTCTCCTTCGGTTGCTGGATCACCTTCCCGTGCGAGGCCTCTGCGGAGATACTGGCGCGCACCGGCTTTGAATGGCTGGTTCTCGACATGGAACACGCTCCCTTGGGCGTTGAAGAGGCGGCGCGTCTTATCCGGATCATTGACCTCGCCGGATTGCCGGCTATTTGCCGCCTTCCCTCCAATGATTCGAATCTTGCCAAAAATGTCCTGGACGCCGGCGCCGCCGGCATCATGGTCCCGACCATCGAATCTGCGGAACAGGCGCGAAAGGCGGTTGACGCCGCCTATTATCCCCCCAGGGGTAAAAGGGGAGTCGGTCTTGGACGGGCCCAGGCCTACGGGGCCGGTTTCAAAGAATATTGCGAGAGAAGCGACAAAGAACTGATTGTCATCGCCATGATTGAAACAAAAGCGGGGGCGGAAAATGCGGAGGCGATAGCCGGGACGCCTGGAATCGACGGGGTGCTGGTCGGGCCCTATGATCTTTCAGGATCCCTTGGTCCCATAGGGGAGCTTCATCATCCCGATCTCGATGAGGCGAAAAAGAAGGTGCAAAACGCGGCGCGGCAACGGAAAATCGGGTATGGTTTGCACGTGGTCCATCCGACCGAAGAGGCGATCCAAAAGGCCCTTCGGGAGGATCACACTTTCCTGGCTTTGGGAGTGGATATGATCTTTCTCGACCAGGCCGCAAAATCAACGCTGGCCTTCGCCAAAAAAACAGCCCTCGAAAAATAA
- a CDS encoding inositol monophosphatase, with protein sequence MPSSSEISVYLNLAVATAQQAAGRLSFPEDQRVLADLERDVKIGADRKLHMFITEQLSKESPFPVYSEEAQEKTGPSRIQGPFWIVDPLDGSLNYSRQIPLYGISIALWQDQAPLSGIVYDFNKSEMFSAIPGHGAWLNGQPICVGNVREKSQAVLCTGFPVGTDFTEEGLTQFVHKIRIYKKVRLFGSAALSLAYVASGRADMYQENDIALWDVAAGLALVVGAGGKIDFQPGQKSALLRVRAGNAFLV encoded by the coding sequence ATGCCTTCCTCATCCGAAATTTCCGTTTATCTGAACCTTGCCGTGGCCACGGCGCAACAGGCGGCCGGTCGTCTGTCATTCCCGGAGGACCAAAGGGTCCTCGCGGATCTGGAGAGGGATGTGAAAATCGGGGCCGATCGCAAACTGCACATGTTCATCACCGAACAACTTTCGAAGGAAAGCCCCTTTCCCGTCTATTCCGAAGAGGCTCAAGAGAAAACCGGTCCGTCCCGGATCCAGGGTCCCTTTTGGATCGTCGATCCCCTGGACGGGAGCCTGAACTATTCCCGCCAAATCCCTTTATACGGCATCTCGATCGCCTTGTGGCAGGATCAGGCGCCCCTCTCAGGAATCGTATATGATTTCAACAAGTCGGAGATGTTTAGCGCCATTCCCGGTCATGGGGCATGGCTCAATGGACAACCGATTTGCGTCGGCAATGTCAGGGAAAAATCGCAGGCGGTCCTCTGTACCGGCTTCCCGGTCGGGACTGATTTTACGGAAGAGGGACTCACGCAGTTTGTTCACAAGATCAGGATTTATAAAAAGGTCCGTCTGTTCGGCTCGGCCGCCCTTTCTCTTGCCTATGTGGCCTCCGGAAGGGCGGATATGTATCAGGAAAACGATATCGCGCTTTGGGATGTGGCGGCCGGCCTGGCGCTGGTTGTCGGGGCCGGCGGAAAAATTGACTTCCAACCGGGCCAAAAATCTGCACTACTGCGTGTCAGGGCGGGAAATGCCTTTCTGGTATGA
- a CDS encoding phosphoglycerate dehydrogenase, protein MISREGAKVLIGPSSFAETDRAPLERLSASGLEVIPNPFKRKLTREELLNLLDKDVIGIIAGLEPLDREVLERSQLKVISRCGSGMSNVDLETARKKGIRVYSTPLGPVTAVAELTIGSLLCLLRGIHLSNSSMHQERWFKPMGRQLLGKRAVLIGFGRIGRQVGQLLLAFGVEVIAVDPLYRNDNPGIRKAELTEALRSADIITLHCSGNQVILGRKEFDLMKNGVIILNAARGGLISEEALLEALEKGKVAGAWLDAFREEPYQGPLCRSSRVLLTSHIGSYTAECRRAMELEAVDNLLQAF, encoded by the coding sequence ATGATCTCCCGGGAAGGCGCCAAGGTTCTCATCGGCCCCTCCTCTTTTGCGGAGACCGACCGCGCCCCCCTGGAGCGTCTCTCGGCCAGCGGATTGGAAGTCATCCCTAACCCCTTCAAAAGGAAACTGACGAGGGAAGAACTGCTCAACCTCCTGGACAAGGATGTGATCGGCATCATCGCAGGGCTTGAGCCCCTGGACCGGGAGGTCCTGGAAAGATCACAGCTGAAGGTCATCTCCCGTTGCGGTTCCGGCATGTCCAACGTAGACCTCGAAACGGCCCGTAAGAAAGGGATTCGGGTTTATTCCACGCCGCTGGGCCCCGTCACGGCGGTGGCCGAGCTTACGATCGGTTCTCTCCTTTGTCTCTTGCGCGGTATTCATCTTTCAAACAGTTCGATGCACCAGGAAAGATGGTTCAAACCGATGGGTCGGCAACTCCTTGGGAAGAGAGCGGTCCTCATCGGCTTTGGACGCATCGGACGGCAAGTCGGGCAACTCCTGCTGGCTTTCGGCGTTGAGGTCATCGCTGTCGATCCCCTTTATCGAAATGACAACCCCGGGATCCGGAAGGCCGAATTGACGGAGGCGCTTCGGTCGGCGGATATCATCACCCTGCACTGTAGCGGCAATCAGGTCATTCTTGGAAGAAAAGAATTTGATCTCATGAAGAACGGCGTCATTATACTCAATGCGGCTCGAGGCGGTCTGATCAGTGAAGAAGCGCTCCTTGAGGCGCTGGAAAAGGGAAAGGTTGCCGGGGCCTGGCTGGATGCCTTCCGGGAGGAACCCTATCAGGGTCCCCTCTGTCGTTCGAGCCGGGTTCTCCTGACGTCTCATATCGGATCCTATACTGCGGAGTGCAGGCGCGCCATGGAACTGGAGGCGGTGGATAACCTGTTGCAGGCGTTCTGA
- a CDS encoding SIS domain-containing protein, whose product MNKIVQLFKETGSPAEFARGYLSYLIELLGGLDTEAIAQFIAELEDARRRGTTVFTIGNGGSAATSSHMANDIGLDVLKKSGTTLPFRVLALSDNVPVLTAIGNDDGYENIFLYQLKIHYRPGDKLIAISASGNSPNIITAVEWVKKQGGAVIGLVGFDGGKLKGLCDVAIHVKTRKGEYGPVEDIHMVMDHLVANYLCGKVMEETAKGR is encoded by the coding sequence ATGAACAAGATCGTGCAACTTTTCAAGGAGACGGGGAGTCCGGCGGAATTCGCCAGGGGATACTTGAGTTATTTGATTGAACTCCTCGGAGGGCTGGATACGGAAGCGATCGCGCAATTTATCGCCGAACTCGAAGATGCAAGAAGGAGAGGAACCACCGTCTTTACCATCGGCAATGGCGGGTCGGCCGCCACCTCTTCGCACATGGCCAATGATATCGGTCTCGATGTCCTGAAAAAAAGCGGCACGACTCTTCCCTTCCGTGTCCTTGCCTTGAGCGACAACGTTCCTGTCCTGACGGCGATCGGCAACGACGACGGCTACGAAAACATATTCTTATACCAGCTCAAAATACACTACCGGCCGGGGGACAAGTTAATCGCCATTTCGGCGAGCGGTAATTCTCCCAACATTATTACCGCGGTCGAATGGGTCAAAAAACAGGGGGGCGCCGTGATCGGACTGGTCGGTTTTGACGGGGGAAAATTAAAGGGGCTCTGTGACGTTGCCATTCATGTCAAAACCCGGAAAGGCGAATATGGTCCGGTTGAGGACATTCACATGGTCATGGATCATCTCGTCGCCAATTACCTTTGCGGTAAAGTCATGGAGGAGACTGCGAAGGGGCGATGA
- a CDS encoding Gfo/Idh/MocA family oxidoreductase, with amino-acid sequence MKESRLKIGIAGYGIVGQRRRHFIDRHPQLKTIAICDQKFASAGIMSDGVKCFTTYQELIEQPLDVLFVCLPNYLAPDATIAGLSRDMHVFCEKPPGRDVGDVMRVIAVEKTKPGLLLKYGFNHRYHHSVREALRLIKSGELGEIINMRGVYGKSKIIYFAGGWRADRQYAGGGILLDQGIHLVDLMQLFCGEFVEVKSFISNSFWKHDIEDNAYALMRDRQGRVAMLHSSATQWQHRFSLDISLTKGFLVLRGILSGSKSYGQEELAVGRWDESDVGTTREECTKYLEDDSWGLEINEFADAILKKGEILNGRSSDALKTMKLVYRIYHADPEWRKAYNIEDPGQA; translated from the coding sequence TTGAAAGAATCCCGATTAAAAATAGGCATCGCCGGTTACGGCATCGTCGGCCAGAGGAGAAGGCACTTCATTGACCGTCATCCACAGCTCAAGACGATCGCGATCTGCGACCAAAAATTCGCCTCCGCAGGCATCATGTCCGACGGCGTCAAATGTTTCACAACCTATCAGGAACTCATCGAACAGCCCCTGGACGTACTCTTTGTCTGTCTGCCGAACTATCTGGCCCCCGATGCCACGATAGCGGGCTTGTCGCGAGACATGCACGTCTTTTGCGAGAAGCCGCCCGGCCGGGACGTGGGGGATGTGATGCGGGTCATCGCCGTTGAAAAGACCAAGCCCGGCTTGTTGCTCAAGTACGGATTTAACCACCGCTATCATCATTCGGTGCGCGAGGCCTTGAGATTGATCAAGTCCGGGGAGTTGGGAGAGATCATCAACATGCGCGGCGTCTATGGCAAAAGCAAGATCATCTACTTCGCAGGCGGGTGGCGAGCCGACCGACAGTACGCGGGAGGCGGCATCCTTCTCGATCAGGGGATCCATCTCGTTGATCTCATGCAACTCTTCTGCGGCGAGTTCGTTGAGGTAAAAAGCTTCATCTCCAACAGTTTTTGGAAGCACGACATCGAGGATAATGCGTATGCCCTGATGCGCGACCGGCAGGGCCGCGTCGCCATGCTCCATTCCAGCGCCACCCAGTGGCAACATCGTTTTTCGCTCGATATCTCGCTCACCAAGGGGTTCCTCGTGCTCCGCGGGATTCTCTCGGGGAGCAAGAGCTATGGACAGGAGGAGTTGGCGGTCGGCCGCTGGGATGAATCGGACGTGGGAACCACCCGCGAGGAATGTACGAAATACCTGGAGGACGATTCCTGGGGGCTGGAGATCAACGAATTTGCCGATGCAATTTTAAAAAAGGGAGAAATACTCAATGGACGGAGCTCGGATGCCTTAAAAACCATGAAGCTCGTTTATCGTATTTATCATGCGGACCCCGAATGGCGGAAGGCTTACAACATCGAGGATCCCGGCCAGGCCTGA
- a CDS encoding B12-binding domain-containing radical SAM protein — MRPFKILFLYPNSEMMNPAPISIGIFTALLKQEGCEVDLFDSTLYPDPDKKVSSDKSKQDSLQVRPFDWGEKGVRLKTTRMEEDLVEKVEAFQPDLIAVSVLECTYAECLRMLKAIEPYDIPVLVGGVFATHAPHLVFRNKNVGMVAIGEGEDVLVEVVRKMAAGEDYSGIGNLWIRRNGGIIKNNTRHLVDISKLPIPDFSLFEVERLYRPMAGKVYRTVPVESNRGCPFLCTFCNSPSMVSLYKENNSENFYRKKTVPALHEELKRQIKRWNAEYVYFTSDTFLAISDAEFDQFIEIYKDFRLPFWIQTRPETINRYKAKKLREAGLHRISLGLEHGNAEFRRRVIRKDFDDQKIIECTRILADEGIPVTVNNIIGFPDETRELIFDTIELNRKLITDTTNCSIFAPFHGTPLQKIAVEKGYVEEDFIFGSINVDAPLNMPQLSRNEIKSLHRTFALYAKLPKEYWPVIRKAEKFDDEGNRVFAELGQLYKQKYFYNEC, encoded by the coding sequence ATGAGACCTTTTAAGATACTTTTCCTTTATCCCAACAGTGAAATGATGAATCCCGCACCGATTTCGATCGGGATTTTTACCGCCCTCTTGAAGCAGGAGGGATGCGAAGTCGATCTTTTCGATTCCACTCTCTATCCCGATCCGGACAAGAAGGTAAGTTCCGATAAATCCAAGCAGGATTCCCTGCAGGTGCGCCCTTTTGACTGGGGAGAAAAGGGGGTACGGCTGAAAACCACCCGCATGGAGGAGGACCTCGTCGAGAAGGTGGAGGCCTTCCAGCCGGACCTGATTGCGGTTTCGGTTCTTGAGTGCACCTATGCGGAGTGCCTGCGGATGCTCAAGGCGATTGAACCCTATGATATCCCGGTGTTGGTGGGAGGGGTGTTCGCGACACACGCCCCCCATCTCGTCTTTCGGAACAAAAATGTCGGCATGGTTGCCATTGGAGAGGGAGAGGATGTGCTTGTCGAGGTGGTTCGCAAGATGGCCGCCGGCGAGGACTACTCCGGAATCGGCAACCTGTGGATTCGGCGAAACGGCGGGATCATCAAGAACAACACGCGGCACCTGGTGGACATCAGCAAGCTCCCGATCCCCGATTTCAGCCTCTTTGAGGTCGAGCGGCTCTACCGCCCGATGGCGGGCAAGGTCTATCGGACCGTCCCGGTCGAATCGAACCGGGGATGCCCCTTCCTCTGCACCTTTTGCAACTCCCCCTCGATGGTGTCGCTGTACAAAGAAAATAATTCGGAGAATTTTTACAGAAAGAAAACCGTCCCCGCCCTGCATGAAGAATTGAAGCGGCAGATCAAGCGGTGGAATGCCGAGTATGTTTATTTCACCTCCGATACCTTCCTCGCCATATCGGATGCCGAATTCGATCAGTTTATCGAAATTTACAAGGATTTCAGACTCCCCTTCTGGATTCAGACAAGACCTGAAACGATCAATCGGTACAAGGCCAAAAAACTCCGGGAGGCGGGATTGCACCGGATTTCCCTGGGGCTGGAACATGGAAACGCCGAGTTTCGGAGACGGGTGATCCGGAAGGATTTTGACGATCAAAAAATCATCGAATGCACGCGGATTCTTGCGGATGAAGGAATTCCGGTTACCGTCAATAATATCATCGGGTTTCCCGACGAGACGCGTGAGCTTATTTTTGACACGATCGAGTTGAACCGGAAGTTGATCACGGATACCACAAACTGTTCCATCTTCGCCCCCTTCCACGGCACCCCTTTGCAAAAGATCGCCGTGGAGAAGGGTTACGTTGAGGAGGATTTTATCTTCGGCTCGATCAACGTGGATGCCCCTTTGAACATGCCCCAGTTGTCGCGGAATGAAATCAAGTCATTGCATCGGACTTTTGCCCTTTACGCGAAACTGCCCAAAGAGTATTGGCCGGTCATCAGAAAAGCCGAAAAATTTGACGATGAGGGCAACAGGGTTTTCGCGGAATTGGGCCAGCTCTACAAGCAAAAGTACTTTTATAACGAATGTTAG
- a CDS encoding SDR family oxidoreductase, which produces MKTVLITGAGSGIGLASVRQLLKEGYRVIAHYHSSSPELLQQKEEHPERLFLIRKDFLAPGSAAELWREVEKIGHGIDILINNAAVIPDPAPLVSLTEKALDDVLRVNLKVPFLLAQRVLPGMMERRWGRIINISSIGIKFGGGSQTAHYAISKAALEALTRTLQRAGSPYHITVNSLRAGVTNTKMHTSVPKKNLEERINLIPLKRMAEPDEIAHAILFLIAEKSGYIAGSTLTAAGGE; this is translated from the coding sequence ATGAAAACGGTGCTCATTACGGGCGCGGGTTCGGGAATCGGACTCGCTTCGGTCCGGCAACTTCTTAAAGAAGGTTATCGGGTGATCGCTCATTACCATAGTTCCTCGCCGGAACTCCTTCAACAAAAGGAAGAGCATCCGGAGCGCCTTTTTTTGATCCGGAAGGATTTTCTGGCGCCCGGGAGCGCCGCCGAGCTCTGGAGAGAGGTTGAAAAGATCGGCCATGGGATCGACATCCTGATCAACAATGCCGCCGTCATTCCGGATCCGGCCCCCCTTGTCTCCCTCACGGAAAAGGCCCTTGACGATGTCCTGCGCGTCAATCTGAAGGTCCCGTTCCTTTTGGCGCAAAGGGTCCTGCCGGGAATGATGGAACGGCGCTGGGGCCGGATTATCAACATCTCCAGCATCGGCATCAAATTCGGGGGCGGCTCGCAAACGGCCCACTACGCCATTTCCAAGGCGGCCCTGGAGGCGCTGACCCGGACCCTGCAACGCGCCGGATCTCCTTATCACATCACCGTGAATTCCCTGCGCGCCGGAGTGACAAACACCAAGATGCACACCTCCGTTCCAAAAAAGAATCTGGAGGAACGGATCAATCTGATTCCCCTCAAACGGATGGCGGAGCCGGACGAGATCGCCCATGCGATACTCTTCCTGATCGCCGAAAAAAGCGGCTACATTGCGGGTTCAACCCTGACAGCGGCGGGGGGAGAATAA
- a CDS encoding radical SAM protein, which yields MMERFLDPHIDRKKEIVRKNVKTVDGFPKPAIVEFNLTGLCNRTCGFCPRSDPQVFPNTNEFLEVPLFEKIMRDLAEIDFDSRIVFSAFSEPLLHKKLEELISTAKRHVRAGVEVVTNGDRLTGERLHSIFAAGLDLLSVSMYDGPHQIEKFLRLKEACRLRDEQFILRRRYRENGNMGITFSNRAGLADIEEYKSEEDKRTPLPLAHPCFYPHYLSLIDHNGNMLLCTHDWSKSVVVGNLTRSSFWDLWRSRRLEVIRETLGKSDRSFNPCNKCDVIGTIMGEENYLAWDHFHNRQK from the coding sequence ATGATGGAACGTTTTCTCGATCCGCATATTGACCGCAAGAAAGAGATCGTCAGGAAAAACGTGAAAACGGTGGATGGCTTTCCCAAGCCCGCCATCGTTGAGTTCAATCTGACGGGCCTCTGCAACAGGACATGCGGTTTCTGCCCCCGTTCCGATCCCCAAGTGTTCCCAAATACCAACGAATTTCTGGAAGTCCCCCTTTTTGAAAAGATCATGAGGGATCTGGCCGAGATCGATTTTGACTCGCGGATTGTCTTTTCGGCTTTCAGTGAACCGCTCCTTCACAAGAAACTGGAGGAGCTGATCTCCACGGCCAAACGCCATGTGAGGGCAGGCGTCGAAGTCGTTACCAACGGCGATCGTTTGACCGGGGAGCGCCTCCATTCAATCTTTGCCGCCGGCCTCGACCTTTTGAGCGTCAGTATGTATGACGGCCCCCATCAAATAGAAAAATTCCTGCGTCTGAAAGAGGCCTGCCGTTTGCGGGATGAACAGTTCATTCTGCGACGCCGCTATAGGGAAAACGGGAATATGGGCATTACTTTTTCAAACCGGGCGGGGCTGGCTGATATCGAAGAGTACAAATCGGAAGAAGATAAAAGGACCCCCCTTCCCCTGGCGCATCCCTGCTTTTACCCCCACTATCTCTCTCTCATAGACCATAACGGCAACATGCTCCTCTGCACACACGACTGGTCGAAGTCCGTTGTCGTCGGCAATCTGACCCGGTCGTCTTTTTGGGATCTTTGGCGCAGCCGCCGCCTTGAAGTGATTCGGGAAACCCTCGGCAAGAGCGACCGCAGTTTTAATCCCTGCAACAAATGTGATGTCATCGGCACGATCATGGGTGAAGAAAATTACCTCGCCTGGGATCATTTCCATAACCGCCAAAAATGA